TTTGACCATTCCCTTATATTGCAACAAATCCATCAGGCTTTTCCTGGCATTCAATTGATTGGTGGAACAACAGATGGGGAAATTTCTTCCGTTTTAGAGTTTCAGCAAGATTCAATCACCTTAATGTTGTTTTGCTCTGATGAAGTGGAAATTTATGCAGGGGTTGGACGCAAAGTTTCATGCAATCCACTTACCGCGACTAAACAAGCTGTGGAAGAAGCCAAAGTAAAAAGCACAGCAGATCCTCAGCTATGCTTAACTCATCCAGAAAGCCTTACAACTAGCGGTGTAGCTATTTTAGAGGGTTTAAAGTTAGCTTTGGGGCAAAATGTACCAATCTTCGGCGGTTTAGCAGCTGATCAATCAAGATATCAAAATACATATCAGTTTTTTCAAACAGAAGTTTTAAGTGATTCTGTACCAATTTTGCTTTTTTCAGGAAACTTACTATTTTCCTATGGTGTAGCAAGCGGTTGGTACCCGACTGGTCAAAAAAGCAAAGTGACCAAGGTAGACAAAAACATAGTTTATGAAATAGATAGTAAACCTGCTTTAGATTTCTATCATCATTATTTAGGTTTGCTGCCGCCTTCTATAGAATATCCTCTAGCAGTTTTTACTCAAGACTCAGAGAATTTTTATATGAGAGCGCCAATTGCTTACAATCAGGAAACAGGAAGCGTTACATTTTTTACAGATATTACTGAGCAAGCAACTATTCAAATTTCAGAAGCAGCTGTGGAAGATATTTTGGCAGCTTCTCAAGCATCATCTATTACAGCTCTTAATAATTATCCAGGTGTCAAGCCAGAGGCTGCAATATTTTTTTCATGTGTAGCTCGTCGGCAACTACTAGGTACAAAGACACAAGAAGAATATCAGAATGCTAAACAATCTCTTGCTAGTTCTCTACCTATGTGTGGATTCTACTCCTATGGAGAAATTTCTCCTATAGATTTAGTTGGCCAGACCCAATTTCACAACGAAACTTTCGTAACTCTAATTTTGGGAACTAGCTGATAATTATGGAAATTATAGATTGTGAAAAAGAAATTAAAGAACTCAAAAAAGCTAATAGAATTCTCCAAAAGCAATTGCAACGTTCGGAGGCAGATAGAGAAAAGTTAGAAGAGACAAATCAAAAAAAAGAATACTTACTCAGAGCAGTAATTGATGAGCTAAAAGAATCACAGAGTAAGCTAGAGCAAAGAAGTGATGAACTAGAAAAGACGTTGATTAATCTAGAACTAATGCAGGATAAAATGTCTGCTTTAGGAAGTGTTGTTGCAGATGTTGCTCATGAAATTCATAATCCAATTGGTTTTATAGCGTGTAATCTGACTCCAGCTCAAGAGTATATTCATGAATTGTTGTCTCTGGTTGACCTTTATCAACAGAGTTACCCCGAAGCGTCACAAAAAATTCAAGAAAAAATCAAAGTGATTGATTTGGAGTATATACATGATGATCTACCCAAACTCATTTCCTCAATGAAAGAAGGCACAGACCGTATTTCTAATATCAGCAGCAGCTTGCGAATTTTCTCTAGAGGAGATACAGAAAAAAAAGTTTTATTTAACGTTCATGAAGGTATTAACAGTACTCTCGTCATTCTTAAGCATCGTTTGAAAGCAAATAAAACTCGTCCAGCTATTCAGATGATTAAAGATTATGGAGAATTTCCTTTAATAGAATGCTTTAGTGGACAATTAAATCAAGTATTTATGAATTTATTAGCTAATGCAATTGATGCTTTAGAGGAGTCTAATGTAGAACGTAGCTATATTGAAATTCAGGCTAATCCTAATCAGCTTTTAATTCAAACCAAGCTCAGTGAAGATAAAAATTATATCTTAATTCGGATTAAAGATAACGGAGGGGGAATGTCCGCAGACGTTAAAGCAAAAATATTTGACCATTTATTCACCACTAAATCTGTAGGACAAGGTACAGGATTGGGATTATCTATTGCTCGTCAAATTATTGTCAATAAACATGGAGGAACTCTGGAGGTAAATTCAGTACTAGGACAAGGTTCTGAGTTTATTATCAAACTTCCAATTTAAGAATTATATTATATTTAATAATAAATAGTAACTCAGTTGATTTTAACGAAGATTTTCACTTAGGATAAAATCCAGCATTAAATTCTCAGTAGCAAGATATATAAGTAATTACTTGAAAATAATTTAATTAAGCTCTATAACTATGCATTTAAAACTGCTGTATCAAGATTTTTAGCAAGTTTTTAACTTAATTAATACCCGCTCTATCTCTGTTAATAGAGCTAATAGCTATTTGATAAATAGCTATTAGCTCTCATTAAGAAAGTTGTAACTACAGCTCTTCTGGTTGCTTGGTATTAATCGTACTTACCTGATTTTTGTCAAGAATTATCGCTTGTAAAATTGGCGTATGGGAGACGGAGTTGTTAACCAATGTAAACAGCGGATTTGACAAAATTCCAGCTATGGAAGTAGCAATTAAAGTTACCACTAATCCGACCTGCAAAGGTCTTAATCCAGGCAAATTCCAACGCACTTCGGGATAATTTTTCACTACGTCAGACATTTCTTGGGGTTCTTTTACTACCATCATCTTAACTACGCGAATGTAGTAGTAGATGGAGACAACGGTGGTAACTAAACCTAGCAAAACTAACCAGTAAAGGCCTGCCTGCCAACCTGCCCAGAATAAGTAAATCTTGCCAAAAAATCCAGCTAGTGGTGGAATACCACCTAGAGAAAGCAAAGAAACACTTAATCCTAGTGTCAGGAGCGGGTCTTTTTGATACAAGCCGGAGTATTCAGCAATCTGATCAGTTCCCGTTCGCAGGGAGAATAGAATTATGCAGGTGAAGCCGCATAAGTTCATGAACAAGTAAACCAGTAGGTAAAATAGCATACTGGCATACCCTGCCTGCGTACCAGCAATTAAGCCAATCATCACAAACCCAGCTTGGGCAATGGATGAATAAGCTAGCATCCGTTTCATACTAGTTTGTGCCAAGGCAACTACGTTACCCAATATCAAACTAAGAACGGCAAGAGCTGTAAAGACAAACCTCCACTCATCAACAACAAGGGGGAAAGCTGTTGTCAGCAAGCGAATGGCTAGGGCAAATCCGGCGGCTTTGGAACCGACAGACAAAAAGGCAATTACCGGGGTAGGAGCGCCTTCGTAAACGTCTGGTGTCCATTGGTGGAAGGGTGCAGCAGAAATTTTGAAGCCAATACCTGCGATCGCAAACACAAGGGCAATTACCAAACCTAAAGATTGACCGAGCTTAGCTGTGGCTATACCATTAGCGATCGCACTCAGTTCGGT
This region of Nostoc sp. UHCC 0302 genomic DNA includes:
- a CDS encoding NAD(P)H-quinone oxidoreductase subunit N, whose product is MDFANLASQLNAGTILPEGIVILTLLGVLIVDLILGRSSARWIGYLAIAGLLASIVALVFQWDSSNPISFTGSFNSDDLSIIFRGIIALSAVVTILMSIRYVEQSGTALAEFIAILMTATLGGMFLSGASELVMIFISLETLSISSYLLTGYTKRDPRSNEAALKYLLIGASSTAVFLYGVSLLYGLSGGQTELSAIANGIATAKLGQSLGLVIALVFAIAGIGFKISAAPFHQWTPDVYEGAPTPVIAFLSVGSKAAGFALAIRLLTTAFPLVVDEWRFVFTALAVLSLILGNVVALAQTSMKRMLAYSSIAQAGFVMIGLIAGTQAGYASMLFYLLVYLFMNLCGFTCIILFSLRTGTDQIAEYSGLYQKDPLLTLGLSVSLLSLGGIPPLAGFFGKIYLFWAGWQAGLYWLVLLGLVTTVVSIYYYIRVVKMMVVKEPQEMSDVVKNYPEVRWNLPGLRPLQVGLVVTLIATSIAGILSNPLFTLVNNSVSHTPILQAIILDKNQVSTINTKQPEEL
- a CDS encoding ATP-binding protein, with protein sequence MEIIDCEKEIKELKKANRILQKQLQRSEADREKLEETNQKKEYLLRAVIDELKESQSKLEQRSDELEKTLINLELMQDKMSALGSVVADVAHEIHNPIGFIACNLTPAQEYIHELLSLVDLYQQSYPEASQKIQEKIKVIDLEYIHDDLPKLISSMKEGTDRISNISSSLRIFSRGDTEKKVLFNVHEGINSTLVILKHRLKANKTRPAIQMIKDYGEFPLIECFSGQLNQVFMNLLANAIDALEESNVERSYIEIQANPNQLLIQTKLSEDKNYILIRIKDNGGGMSADVKAKIFDHLFTTKSVGQGTGLGLSIARQIIVNKHGGTLEVNSVLGQGSEFIIKLPI
- a CDS encoding FIST N-terminal domain-containing protein; the encoded protein is MFKAVVAHSNDPESLAAIEEVLQQCISSLAGDIPQAGILFAAIDFDHSLILQQIHQAFPGIQLIGGTTDGEISSVLEFQQDSITLMLFCSDEVEIYAGVGRKVSCNPLTATKQAVEEAKVKSTADPQLCLTHPESLTTSGVAILEGLKLALGQNVPIFGGLAADQSRYQNTYQFFQTEVLSDSVPILLFSGNLLFSYGVASGWYPTGQKSKVTKVDKNIVYEIDSKPALDFYHHYLGLLPPSIEYPLAVFTQDSENFYMRAPIAYNQETGSVTFFTDITEQATIQISEAAVEDILAASQASSITALNNYPGVKPEAAIFFSCVARRQLLGTKTQEEYQNAKQSLASSLPMCGFYSYGEISPIDLVGQTQFHNETFVTLILGTS